AATAAATCGCAAGGGCTGCCACAAACTCGTGACAAATAACGACATCTGGTGTTAATCTCTGGTGACATGTGGAGATTCGTTCGATCAGAGAGGATATCCAGCGCCTAACGTGTGGATGTAGAACTATAATGTGTGACCCAGTGTGACGTCATTCACTTACCGACACTGTCAATAAAGAAGTTTTTTGGTGTGTGTCCGTAACGagatgatatatgtatatatttatcttctcGCTAGcacgtataaataaaaaatcaataattgttACTAACATTTTATGTGCATAGCACAGAAcgcaattaaattgtatacatatacatttttctttggtCCAAATGTGATATATGTAGCACGGACACATTATATACTAAAAGAATACATGACTTTTTTATTGAGTAATGAGGCTACAGTAAATGAGGCTACATATCGAATCACGAATAGCGTGGGAGATTTACAAATTTAGCGAATGACAAATCTCCCCGAACGTCGAACGAATTACAAATCGCATGCATAGTGCGGCGCTAGTATAACGTGGTTGCAGCATTTGCGCCAAATGTGGatgtgaatattaaaatactattCCTAATTAGGAATAAAGttcattgaaaattaattatcttctgtttttatataagtcAAGGAGTCGTAGATTTCTAAATgtctatattttacatttctaaaaatttgtttttaatgaatttaatcaaaattaacttttatatttaaaaaatattggtaaataatataaaattttagattttaactTACAATAACCAAAATGTTGCCAATTCTTATATCgatctttaattctttttaatcgtAATTGGCGTGCCCTATTATAGAGGACTGTAACGATTTACGACGAGATGATTGCATTTCTCTACGACACTTTTCGTACTcgagataaaaatagattagatAGAACAAATGGAGAAAAGCGAAATAAATTCCTAAATATAAAgcctatttttaaaatgcattgCACGAGAATTCAAACATGCAACAGGTTTATAGTTTAGTCAAAAAGaatttgtatcaatttttgtatctttaatactttttttatttacaattatattattctcttCGAATGATTTTTTACGGGACATAATTTGCACGTAATTtgctgcaattttgaatacttttttttGCGCTTGAGATAAAAgatagattatatataaattaaacttaagaGAAATGATCGAATCAATGTtgaattgatatatattttttcgatGCAAAAGACATCGGTTCGATATTGTTTTGATGAATCATTTCTCACTGGGAAGCGGGACAGGGATAAGCGAGATGAGCAAACGTAGATATtagatgataaatttattttcggatttgaaaaagaattttcttctttttcacacaacaacaaaatattaagaacGTTTTTACGACGCTTTAACTTTTGCTTATCGTAGTCGAAAGAGCGCCTGCATCGTGATCGTCgcaaaatatgataatttcaGTCTTGTCTTTCAAACGTAGCATGATGAAAACGTGTGCGCGTTACGTCACGATAACCAATTGCATGACGAAAATATGCGTCGTTTCGTTATGCGTTTTTCTTCTCCGTATAATACAAGTCGCGACATTTAACACGCGTGATCGCAAAAGCTTCCTGCGAACTTGAGTCGCGCTTTTCCCCGGCCGCGGCCTTGGCGAGGGTGTCTCTCTTCCCTGTTCCCTCCGCGCCCTCCGTCACCGAGGCACACGACTGACACGACGTAGTGGCCCCGCGCCTGCGTGCTCCGGGCGCCGACGGCTCCGCCAATTGCGGAATGTTATGAAAGTCCTCGAGACACCGCGGCACCCGTGCCCGTCGTCCCCCGCGGTTCTAGCGCGAACGAAACGCGACGCGAACTGGGGCAGAGACGCGTCACGCGGGTGCAGGTAGTCGACAGTCCGCCGAGACGCGCAGTGCACTACACCTTTCTCACACGCAGCCGCGGCGGTTAATAGAAACCACCCTCGTCTCGCGCAGCCACCATGAGCCTGGTGCGGCAGAACTTCCACGAGGAGTGCGAGGACGCGCTCAACAAGCAAATCAATCTGGAGCTGTACGCCAGTTATGTCTATCTGTCCATGGTCAGTTGGCGTCAGACGTCTATCGATCAGAAGAGCACCTGCTGGTCCTTCCGTCACCCCCTCGCCCTCCGTTGACCGCGCGTGATCGAAACACCCCGCGCGCGTACATGTGTACATCTTAACTGAGCGCTTTTCCCTCGTCGGATAACCGCGGTATCCGGTGCAATACCcgataatatatgtaatattaaacaaagcCGTTTTTTGCCCCTAAAATACCCGTCGTATACACGTGCACCCCTCGATGCTACGCCACCTTAAATCTTTCATGCTGATATCCGGAACTGTCGttacataaaagttaataGAGTTGAAAACGTTGCGTGGGGAGAAACGTTCGTCCACTACTTATTTTTGTTCTCGTCGAATATATTAGCTATACATTAGCTATATATTTCGTTATGctaaattttcattaacgCTCTCCTTCTTCCTCGCAACTCTACTTCTCTTTCTAATCTGATACATAccgacaattaattaatagcgAATTCGATTGAATCCATTAGTGCACGTTAACGCTATCGGCTATACcgtgattaataattaaacactgATGTAATCTGAgtgtagaaataaaatgcaaataccTCGAatgataaaatacatattttaccaAGCCGTATGAAATGTGTTGAGGATttcgtttatatatttatattaaacttgtttatatatttgtattaaacatATGCAAAAAATGAGTATCAAATCAACAATCATTGGCTCAGAAcatctaattttctttaaagaattgGTAATCTTAAACGGACCTCACTTTTTtgaacaaagaaatttatatatatattattgcaaaaagaaatataggTATGTCttgatttaacaataattttcacgagttaaaagaaaaatatattaaataggaaataacaatattttgaaaccaagaattagaattttttaatactactaCCTATTGTTAAAACTATCATATATTCTTTAGataattactgtaatattgtaataaaatataatatttttttgaaatttaagattatcaaactctttaaagattataaatattatgtgaagGTTCAAATgatgaaaatcaaataataaatgagaaaAGGCAAATGAGCCACAAGATCTTGGtgtagaatttatattatctttgtgATTCTAACTAATAGACGTTTTGATCTGTAATCAGatcattttcaatattgtatgaggaaaatattttccgtcaagaaatagataaagatatataatacatgtttTTCGCCGAACTGACAATTAACTCTTCCTCTGTTTATGTAATCGACTGATTTTTACACGTAATCTGCGTTTtccttatataatattgaaaatgatcTGACTAAAGATCGAAACGTCTTTTGTTAGAATCAcgaagataatataattctacACCAAGATCTTGTAATGAGTCATTTGCCTtttctcatttattatttgatctttgaaaattttttctatttgctTATGTATGagacaataattaattggaTACTAATTTGTTCTCTGCATCTTTATGTCGATTTATATACGATGGCTTTAATATGCAGCAATGCGTATTACTGCATCTAACCGATGCACGATGTCGCGAGTTCTcagtgcaataaaaatatttagtaggACGTGaaattaacaaagaaaaataaaaataaatccacGAACACAAGTCAACCGTCGTACATGAATAtgccaaaataaattaatattaatcgttaaatgtttaaattaaaaaatattaaattttcggTTCTTGAAGAGAATGTGAAAAAGACAGCTAAAAAAAAACCCCAAAACGTTcggtatatattttaatttaaacatttaacaattggtattaatttactttattaatttactttgatACACCGTACCACGCTCGACTCGTACTCGctgcttaatttttattcttcctTTGTCAACCAACGTACGTTTCTCGTTCGTCAACCAAAGTGCATGCGATGAAAGTCGCTATACGGCAATGTTCTCCACCGTCGATCGAACAAGCGCGCTTGCATGTTGGCTCTCTCACGGTTCCGAGGTACTTAAATCGACGGAGTGTCGATCGCGTAAGAGCACGTTACGCGATTTCCCCCCTCGTCAGAATTGATCATCCGCGGGTGCATCCTACCACATGCGTTTCTTTGCAGGCGTACTACTTTGATAGGAGCGACGTCGCGTTACCGGGCCTGTACAAGTACTTCAAGAAGGCGTCGGACGAGGAGCGCGAGCACGCCATGAAATTTCTGACTTATCAGAACAAGCGGGGCGGCGACATCGTCCTCATGGACGTCCAGGCGCCGTCCAGAAGGAATTGGAACAACGCGAAGGACGCTATGACGGAGGCTCTACAGCTGGAGAAGAGAGTGAACCAGGTATGTATGTGGTGCGTGCGGTATACGAGCGCACGCGCGCATAATCGATTTCGCCGGGAATAACGTGgcaagataaagaaaaaataactcgagaaaataaataaatcttttattttatatatgcgcaTCTACGTGCGGTagaattttgagaaaattggCGTGTAATTACAACGGggacttattaaattttatatatacactgagaaaaaaatattgttgatttgacaaaattttccaagatttactaaattaaaattttgtcagtttaagaatttatgcatttaacttaaacgcacaaattttaattcaagtatttatttatatagttaactgaaatgtataaatatttgaatagacaaaattgaatttagttgaaaaatttaatcaaattaacaacatttttttctcagtgtattaatgtatataattttatatatttatattacatgttttactaattttattttatattttgtcacTGAGGATGTTCTGGAAAAGctcgtttattatattatttagattttggaaattaaaaattaatatcatttaaataatttagaaattaatgttataatagtttaagaattataattccAGCTTGATTTATATTGttgttttgattaaaaaaaacatttttgattaaaaaaaacaatctctaattaatttaagtaagaatttctctctctctctctctctcattttcgTTTCAGTTCTATCAAATAGTTGAAATTGAAAAGGTAGCCGTCGtttctaattttaagaatttccaTATGTCAATGCTTTTCATAAGTGccttgataaaatttatgactaGAGTTCAATACAATTAAAGatttactaatattaattatataattaattataatatattgcattaatttttagtatcaaaattaaaatatcccTATTCATTCTCAGAGTCAGATAGGTCAGTAATTAAACAGTAAAGTCTAACTTGGCGCGTTCCGCTAAGTCTCAGTATTTCTCGCATtgcttcgttaatttaattattacaggtaatataattcttttgcTAAACGCGCGTGTATGTGGAAGTAGTTCAATTTTAAGTTAGAACAGTAGCGATCGGGGGTGTAACTCAGTGGTAGAGTGTCCGCTTCGCATGCGGAAAGTCCTGGGTTCAAATCCCAGCTCctccaattaatttttttttctcttgttaatttacttatttcaagCAACATAACTTCTCTTCACAAAATACGTGCGGCGGTGCAAGTAGTATGATTTTAAGGCTACAGCGTAGCGATCGGGGGTGTAACTCAGTGGTAGAGTGTCCGCTTCGCATGCGGAAAGTCCTGGGTTCAAATCCCAGCTCCTccaaccaattttttttttctttcgttttacCGTCACATGACACGTCCATATctgatttgataataattcgacgcaaaatcagaaattttgatttttttcgggttttttttttgcagaaaCTACTCGAGCTGCATGGGATCGCCTCGACGCACAACGACGCGAATTTCATGGATTTTCTAGAGACGGAGTTTCTGCAGGAGCAGGTGGATGCGATAAAGGAGATTGCTGATCATGTGACAAATCTGGAGAGAGTTGGGGAAGGCCTCGGTGTCTATATTTTCGACAAAGAATTAAATGATTGAAACAAACAACGTCGCGTTTGAGAAATTTGccaatacataaataaataaataaattatataaagaaatttaaaaaataaaagactttAAATAGGAAactttttagataaattttgtgAAGACGTGGCGTTGATTCGTCTAATAAATTTCGGtaaaaataatcgataaaGAGTTTGTGTTGAGAAAGTTGTACGAATAGATAGTGAAGGAGAAGAGGATGTTTTTAGGCGTATATATCACTATATATTCCTCCGATTACGAAGGAGAACATATAGTTAATGTGATTTTATTCGGCTGCTCGTCGCAGGAATAATCAATTAACTTTATCGTGCAATTATCTAGCAGTTAACTTTTtgagatatatcatatttCTAGGCTCTAAAAACTGTAATCGCACACAATGTTGTATcgttttaaatcaaatattaataatatatataattattgaaactCTTGTACTACGATAGCAAATGCTCCCTCACTTAATCCtcaatacttttgttaattgtaAAGTTTATATCAGCCAACACATtgaagattattaattaatgaccagaatttaattattcagaagcgaattaaaattgtaaattatttgatcGGTAAGATTTTAATCCTCAACTTGCATCTTTAGTGTTGAGTAagttaatattctttaaactaaattaatttaaaagtttatgactaaaattaatttagttataattacattaaaagttgtacgaatgagaaattaattcagttaaaAACTGCGCGCATtgagatttaaattataaaagaaattgttttcgtatgaaaatgaattttttctcttttacaatttttttacttaggtaaatttttaacgcagaaaaaaattaataagttttaaagtttatgtattttgaagATAATTAAAGTGAAAAATGAACTGAGTTAAACTCTAAAAGttatcaactttttaacttttattattttacttttaacttatttaattagtttctgCGCAACTATATGGGTCGATCTTTAATGCATAATCTGCTAGATTACAAGATTATACAGACCATTTCGAATTTCATAAATTGCATATCGCATTTTCACAATTGTCATTTCTTCCTATTTTATGCGCTTAACTTCTAGAAATCGAactaataattgaaataacctatgataataattgttgcagtgataaaaacaaaaaatccctaaatataaaataaacaagttCTGAGATATCTGTGGTGCACTGCAtgttcaaaaaaatgtttcaagaaaaaatatattttttaaatttaggatttatttcttttttctctggattataaaaaatgctttataattcgtcataataattatctttaaatttgcttttttaattatcaatattgcaacatttttctagagttattcttttcttcaagcaaccttaataaaaatattttattaaaaatatctctctCAATTGAcccattatttcattaaaatttattaaaatccattacaattcattaaaacttatttaattcattagtatttattaaaatttaataaaattcattaaatttattctattattatttaacaaaaaaataatttttatgaattttaataaattttaaaaaaccttaataagttttaattaattttaattaaatttaacaaattttaattaattttcgtgaaaAGGGGTCAATCGAGAAagattttcagtaaaatatttcagtaatataTTTCCATCAGAGAAggtgttaatatttatttaatcaccTCTAAAGgcaaaagatttataaattaaagcgcagttaaaaataataggcACGTTACCAACATTATTGGCATGGTTGCCACGTTATAAcctttttacagtttttcttTCTATGACTTTTACGAGTGCGAGTGCGAGCCGTGGCGAAGTGTATGTACGTTTCACGGATCTACGGCTAGACATGGTCACAGCGGTGGCTATCATAACCCAAGAAATCAACATTACGCAAATGATACGTGGCCCTGCGTCCGTGAATTCATAATTATCCTTAGTGCGCCCGTCAGCGTCGAGTCGCTGCGAGTTGCGCTACAAGAATGCATCCGTCGAGTGTCGTCATCGGTACGCTGCTCTGCGTGACGTCCCTCGTCTGCGGGGTAAGCTCGTCGTCGCTGTGACGCTTCCTCTCGAAGGTCTCTCAGCGGGCCTTCCGTAGGTCGCGCAGCTAACGCGAGGATCTCGAAATGTTTCCAGAGCGAGCTCGAGTACGACGGCTGGCTGCAGTTGAGGTTATGGCACGCGTTCAACGATGACCCGGTGCCCGTGTTCACGGAACGGGGCAACGTCACGGTGTCCAGCGTTCGCAGCGGAGCGTCCGTCGTCGGGCAGAATGGCCTGCTACCGGCCCAGATAAACGGCCTGAAGAATCTTGCCGAACACGACGGCAAGTACAGGCTGAAGGCGCTGGCTCGCACCTCCTCGGGCAGCGAAATTGTGTTCCTCACCTCGGTGCCAGCGGTAAACGTCTTgcgagtatttttttttaggaattGTCCGCGTCTCTTGATAAGAACTGAGACTACTCGGGGACTTGCCCACGATTATTCAAGGCTATTCTACAATAGTATAAACATAACGCATCCaagtgaaaataaattgttgaaccgggaaataaaaattattgagagAAATAATTGTTGAATATAATACAGTATAAGTTATGCTTACTATATAATGCTTACTATATAAGGAAATACTGAATTCTAAAGATAATCATTAATGCTAGAAaagcaacaaaaaatatttgtacaaatttattaacaaaagttGTACATGAAAATATGCTAAAATACTTACCTAAGAACAAGTAATGAGAAAGTTAGAAAAGTAATGAGAAACAGAAACAAAACTAACCATATTAAGCGTTTTtgttaagtttttatatttaaatatttgtaagttaattataattacaagtttttaagtttacaatatttaacaaattttaattttttaaatatattatttctttttaagacTTACTTAAACTGCTTTTATTCTGATCCACTCGTATACTGgatataatgaattttaataaattctaaataatgtGATTAAATTCATCgcgttcattaatttttattttgagtttgaattatttataacactttagtcttttattgaaattttattgaaattttaataaagtgatattataaatgtaggtcaattaagattttatatgcAATTTGATAATACTTCAATGttttggttaaaattttaataaaacattttatcagAATAGAGATATAAATGATTATAAGGATATTTATCCATTTCTCtaatgtagattaattttgatctttatttaattaaaaaaaaattgtttaaagaataagaaaaattgagattataattaatttacgttgATGGAAATGGACAACTGCATCTTATTTACTTTACAACCACTTACAACTATGTTTACTGTTGTAGAGCAGACCTTAAGATCTTTTGATTGAAGAAAGTATTGGTGAATTTGTGGAcgattcttatttattttatttgataccctggcgaatatttttcttacaattcttcatataatttttcagaatttctataaaattttatataattttacaaaataaaaaattttttaatataaactttatatatatatatatatatatatatatatatatatatatatatatatagaggaaacttacagttttaaagaatttttttgcataaattggaaatatttttatttttgttattttatataattttttaagaaaatttataaaatctggaaaagtttcagatttttacatttattatttttataaatttattcaaaaattcttaaaaatgttatgagattttataaaaaaacttttcaccAGGGCAATATAAAGTATCTTGTTGCGTTTGAACATTGCTGATCATGTTTTCAATTTATAGTGCTATCTGCTTGGTTCGGACCTAGAAGATGTCATAACAATATGGTTGGACAGTACAGCAGAGCCGATAGCTGTGAGCATCTCATCCTCGGGACCCTGTATGTTAGATAATCCCTTCACAAATATGTGGACCACTAATGTCGCGGTTAGATATCCAGATGGTGGTCCAATTCCAGACACCGCTACGTATATTCAGAAACTTGAACGAGAACGAGAAGCAAGGGAAAGAGGAGAAACTAAAGATAATCGTTCATTCCTTGCGAAATAcgtaagaatataatttttatag
Above is a window of Monomorium pharaonis isolate MP-MQ-018 chromosome 10, ASM1337386v2, whole genome shotgun sequence DNA encoding:
- the LOC105835389 gene encoding soma ferritin isoform X1, whose protein sequence is MSLVRQNFHEECEDALNKQINLELYASYVYLSMAYYFDRSDVALPGLYKYFKKASDEEREHAMKFLTYQNKRGGDIVLMDVQAPSRRNWNNAKDAMTEALQLEKRVNQKLLELHGIASTHNDANFMDFLETEFLQEQVDAIKEIADHVTNLERVGEGLGVYIFDKELND
- the LOC105835389 gene encoding soma ferritin isoform X2; this translates as MFSTVDRTSALACWLSHGSEAYYFDRSDVALPGLYKYFKKASDEEREHAMKFLTYQNKRGGDIVLMDVQAPSRRNWNNAKDAMTEALQLEKRVNQKLLELHGIASTHNDANFMDFLETEFLQEQVDAIKEIADHVTNLERVGEGLGVYIFDKELND
- the LOC105835390 gene encoding ER membrane protein complex subunit 10 translates to MHPSSVVIGTLLCVTSLVCGSELEYDGWLQLRLWHAFNDDPVPVFTERGNVTVSSVRSGASVVGQNGLLPAQINGLKNLAEHDGKYRLKALARTSSGSEIVFLTSVPACYLLGSDLEDVITIWLDSTAEPIAVSISSSGPCMLDNPFTNMWTTNVAVRYPDGGPIPDTATYIQKLEREREARERGETKDNRSFLAKYWMYIVPFLIFLLLSSATNPEGGGSAQRQ